Genomic DNA from Oncorhynchus mykiss isolate Arlee chromosome 2, USDA_OmykA_1.1, whole genome shotgun sequence:
ctaacatcttactacacaacatacacttagtattacattcttagctacagtatacatatctcccaggcatattacataatttatgcagcagcatacaagacatttttggactcaccttgttgtgctgtgctcacttgaacaggaaggtggcgctgCGGTCCTTCGTAGGCAAATTTTGTCATTCTCTGGAtgtatggtgctttcaaaacaaatgggaactctggaaaaaaaacatgttgaatcatgatgatgtcattgatcttcacgtcgtagctctagaaagaggccggaTTTACAATTCCAAGTTCGATGACCGCTCAaagcgtattttcccagtcggagctcgtttattCCGAATttaccagttgtcttgaactcgttgaagtcaagttttcgcagttccgagttaacaaTTGTTTTGAGcatggcacaaatcatgcttcattgacagcttGGCCAATGTTGAACGTTTATAATTTAAATTTGGAAAAGAGCCCCctaatcccagatttgggaccacacagccgctgtcactgattccttccaaaccactcattgttgaatttgtgattccCAACTtgctgtgtaatgtttatgtccaatagctGATGAGCAACGATACGTTGCATctgtaatttctcttcattatttctcttcatatgacaaggattaaaaaggatttgccagtagattgtcgacttgattcatgatgatgactgctagctaagattttgaaagtatgatgttgacagtcCAATCAAGGccactgtacatataacgtgatttgacatcaaTTTATCTGTGTTTTCTGCTGGCTtgcaccaccaccacagaaagcactgagctaggctgaaacacctgcattttggagctgccttactcaagaaaacaaaaaagaaaccatgtttgtatgcagcttattaactcaattatgtcttttttttttttacattgtttgcaaactgatatgtgaatACGTATTAAtttcaaaataacatgcaaaacaggcaagcatttgttaaaaatgtggggctcaatcCCTGAATAACGGGTCGCCActggtggtgtcccatcctttcaggttgTTGGTCTGAGATAGGACTAATAGATTGAAATAGTGGAGTAGGATGGGGTTatttttttcttttatttttaaaacaagttCTGAGTGTcgtgttagatggtagggtatttgtttatttattttttcaagcgaagtataagggagttgtactccagtctagtaggtggcggtaatgcaacatttattggatgccaaccgccgttaaacctcaTCAAAGAAGAAGTAAACCGACCCTTGTTGTGAACGCGCAGTTCTCTGTCACCCAGTCAGCTGACATCCAGTGCCAGTTTGTTGCTTGTCATTAGGCCCATGTTTTTACGTCGTGTATGAGCAACTGAAAATCTATTTAGTCAAATCAAGTAGCTGATTATTATTAGTCAGTTGTTTTCTAGCTACCTTTATTAGTaagcaaaaaacaacaactgaagaACCAGCCATGGCGCTCAGCGATGCCGACGTACAGAAACAGGTAACATTATCTTGCTTGCTAAAGCTAGCTAAGTTTTGCTAACACAAACTATTACAAAGTAGAAAAGGTAATCTGTGTGCTTTATTTTTAGTTGGCTATGCTAACATGTCTGCTTTGTGAGATATACAGTTAGCTATATATTTGTCAGCTCTCACCAGATGTCAAAAGAGCTACTATAGTTCGATGCATCATGGCACTTCCCCTTATGATTCAAAATGTatctaactgtccagtgtttccagatttctatgaaatatgatctataattaattacaatatgagtgaaatagttttccttcacaaaaatgtatttagtatgttaaaaagcagcttttaTGTGTGGGTATAACGTTactccaacaacagaatgatgTGTGCTTAtactttacatttaaaaaaaatggatatGTAGACCGTTGATTGGCAGCTCATCATCTATGAGGAAATAACTTTTTGAAACGGTCTATTTAGATAcaagttagattttttttttcttctcccaaTTCATGCTTTGGCCACATACGAGTATAGGATGAGTCAAACATTATTTggatatgagttaacagaatattcacctctaaaagtgagattttcactggacaatTAGGCCTAGTTTAATTTAGCAAGTTAGAGAACAAGCTAATTAATTGGTGCTTTCTATGCATATCAACCCACTCTAATCCATGAGTAGATTGGTTTGCCATGCCAGTAATTTGCTTTGCCTTGATATATTGTGCCTCTGGGTTTTTGTGTTGGAAAGGCACTTTGGGAATCAATAATGCCCCCCTGCCTAATGTTTTAGAGTGCATTATATGAAAGATGGCATACAGGCAACAATGTACTGCGTCTAGGCATAGCTAGTTAAAAAATGTGCATTTGGGACCTATGATGGTGGATTCCTCACTTGTTCATGAGAAAATTAGTTCTACACACTTCTTCATCCCTTGTTTCTCCTTGGACAGATCAAGCATATGATGGCCTTCATTGAACAGGAAGCCAATGAGAAAGCAGAAGAAATTGATGCAAAGGTAATGCTCTCCCATCTAGCCTGCAAGTCTGGTAAAGGTACTGTTCAAAATATTAACAAATTTGTGTCTGCTCCTAAAGGCAGAAGAGGAGTTCAACATTGAGAAGGGccgtctggtgcagacacaaaggCTCAAGATCATGGAGTACTATGAGAAAAAAGAAAAGCAGATAGACCAGCAGAAGAAAATgtgagttttttttccccccgTTATATCCCAGCAGTGAATTCTTCTCAGATGAATGGGACATACTCTTCATAATGATATCTTTTCTGGAGGCAGATCCTAATTTAAACAGTGTGACATTTTGGCAATTACTACTTCttcttacccagagtcagatgaactcattgatatgtctctgcgtgcagtttgaaagTGTTTGCgcgatgactggaagtctacaggaacagctagcatgctagtaTGCTAACTACAAAAGTACACTGTAACATCACTattctgccctaccaagcaaaaatcagtggtggaaaaagtacccaattgtcatactcgagtaaaagtaaagatagcttaacagaaaatgactcaagtgaaagtcatccagtaatATACTTCctgagtaaaagtatttgattttaaatatacttaagtatcaaaagtaaatgtaatttcaaaAATATACTAAAGTACCAAAAGGTCAAgtataaatatttttaaaaaaagaaaTCCTTATGGCAAACCAGGCACGATTtcttgattttaaaaaaaattcacggatagtcaggggcacactccaacactcagacatagtgtaaaaatgaagcatttgtgtttaatgagtccaTCAAATCAGAGGCAATAGGAATGAGCCAGGATGTTCTCTTgaaaagtgtgtgaatttgacaattttcctgtcctgttaagcattcaaaagtaattttgggtgtcagggaaaatgtatggagtaaaaattacattattttctttgggaatgtagtggagtaaaagttgtcaaaatataaatagtaaagtacagatacccccaaaaaatgacttaagtagtactttaagtaTTTTCActtatttaccttggtttcacagtaactttatgcagttactgctaacatgacccccattttctccaaaacacaatacaatataggcaggatacttgtccacatgattaagcatgtatttaatgtagcaaaaatgAAATTAACTAATTTTCAACCAAATGAGCAGTTTTTTTACCTTCTTGGTAGAGCAGTATTCTTCCCTTTTGCACCATAATTTGTTCTCTCCATGTTGTCCTGTCCAAACCATGTGTTGTGCCTCCCATTGATAAGAGTACTTGACTGCCAGTCTGCCACTTAATATTTGGCTTCTCCACACAGTCAGATGTCCAACCTGATGAACCTGGCTCGACTGAAGGTGCTGAAAGCTCGTGATGACATGATTTCGGTTAGTGGCGGCTTTCCTGCAATTATCTGACCACATTAAATGTTTCGCCTATCAACAACATTTTAGATTTCTTGTTGCTAGTGATGTCtgactctttctctttctgtgtgtcaGGATCTGCTAACTGAGGCTCGTCAGAGGCTGGCTAACATTGCCAAGGACCCGGCGAGGTACCCTGCGTTGTTGGAGGGGCTAGTTCTGCAGGTAGTCTTTCTGTGCGCTCAGGATTAATCCGACTCATGTAGGCTGACAGAAGTTTGCCGTGCCGCTAATACTCACTGTCATGCAATGAACCATGGCTACTATATGTGGTCTAATTATGTCCGGACTTCAATTTCAGGGATTCTACCAACTGCTGGAGCCCAAAGTGATAATTCGCTGCCGGCAGCAGGACATTGCCATGGTGCAGGTCAGTGTTATGTTATTTGCCATTGTCTGTGTATCATGACTGATTTCAGCTTGTATTA
This window encodes:
- the LOC110498193 gene encoding V-type proton ATPase subunit E 1; its protein translation is MALSDADVQKQIKHMMAFIEQEANEKAEEIDAKAEEEFNIEKGRLVQTQRLKIMEYYEKKEKQIDQQKKIQMSNLMNLARLKVLKARDDMISDLLTEARQRLANIAKDPARYPALLEGLVLQGFYQLLEPKVIIRCRQQDIAMVQAAVQKNIPIYKAAVKSKIEVGIDQDRHLSPDISGGIEMYNANGKIKVANTLESRLDLMAQQMMPEVRTALFGANPNRKFLD